A single genomic interval of Epinephelus fuscoguttatus linkage group LG22, E.fuscoguttatus.final_Chr_v1 harbors:
- the LOC125882967 gene encoding zinc finger protein 37-like isoform X3, with amino-acid sequence MMHITIQSGQSLPDIERCSTCCNNYHCPFCSSTFFRPTKLSKVQVHLDSHFTRAVVHEGYTIHRCGLGCRPQLHYHCINCQSMLVRKADFVKHLAICRKRQLAVPLPPSPSPPSPWPSSSPHSRPNSLAQLMIKDLPLEPRLPLSSLHLLVPPLRLMSACMWQVAQERNVDQYDKLAEFITLVIEMVPEILNYKQKAQLILGLKARLILEFIKRTDVDCKAIQDHLLSFQQRMTEDQDGEVEMSKSAFVELVQTLLADQSEKEIFFKEVYSVQYGARFDTALQILVWEFFYQLEELLPVPSFSQVFSMFDVSSRHCEFERFVSDPQDLRRILQRQQKQQKLTKSEFTFMSDTILSTLASKQTSAAFQDHAYQKIDDRDGDEKPEGRNQEKPQSKDDEETDDSSIETNPDTRLQERGLSPLTSSPCSEEAGAADDGETAGEAAVQPPRCSESSAEGVEEHLDLRINKEPSEENTIQSSAGDRANVSLPFSEDSLSASENTCLECGETFARHSSLKKHYLIHPSARPFKCTQCDKAYKYNKDLKQHLRNHFNPKILAFACSVCGKRFNSQALLTVHMRHHSGERPYACSYCDKRFLTKPVLTTHVRLHTGERPYACKFCNKTFTQLYPRTVHQRTHNKEKPYLCSTCGMSFSGSGALLVHTRTHTGERPHRCDLCGKRFATAIQLTVHRRFHTGERPYPCSHCDKSFHSSTGLKKHMRTHTGEKPYKCITCHKTFSQRSNMRIHLKVHKNL; translated from the exons AT GATGCATATTACAATACAAAGTGGGCAATCGCTGCCAGACATTGAAAGATGCAGCACATGCTGCAACAATTATCATTGTCCATTCTGCAGCTCAACATTTTTTAGACCTACAAAGTTGAGCAAAGTACAGGTACATCTGGACAGCCACTTCACTCGTGCAGTTGTTCATGAAG GGTACACCATCCACAGATGTGGTTTAGGCTGTCGGCCCCAACTGCATTATCACTGCATCAACTGCCAATCAATGCTGGTGAGAAAAGCAGACTTTGTTAAACATCTGGCAATATGCAGAAAGAGACAGTTGGCTGTTCCACTGCCTCCATCACCCTCACCTCCATCACCCTGGCCTTCCAGTAGTCCTCACAGCAGGCCTAACTCTCTGGCCCAGTTAATGATCAAAG ACCTGCCGTTGGAGCCTCGCCTTCCTCTGtcatccctccacctcctggtTCCTCCACTGAGGTTGATGTCAGCCTGTATGTGGCAGGTGGCCCAGGAGCGAAATGTGGACCAGTATGATAAACTGGCCGAGTTCATCACACTGGTGATAGAGATGGTCCCGGAAATTCTGAACTACAAGCAGAAGGCTCAGCTCATCCTGGGACTGAAAGCGCGG ctcaTCCTTGAGTTCATAAAGAGGACGGATGTTGACTGTAAAGCTATCCAGGACCATCTTCTTAGTTTCCAGCAGAGGATGACAGAG GACCAAGATGGAGAGGTGGAGATGTCAAAGTCAGCTTTTGTGGAGCTGGTACAGACACTGCTGGCAGACCAATCTGAAAAAGAAATTTTTTTCAAG GAGGTCTACTCTGTACAATATGGAGCTCGTTTTGATACAGCGCTCCAGATCCTTGTGTGGGAGTTCTTCTACCAACTGGAAGAGTTGCTCCCAGTACCAAGTTTTTCACAG GTATTCTCCATGTTTGACGTGTCTTCCCGCCACTGTGAGTTTGAGCGGTTTGTCTCCGACCCTCAAGATCTGAGGAGGATTCTGCAGCGCCAACAGAAGCAACAAAAGTTGACCAAAA GTGAATTCACCTTCATGTCAGACACTATCCTCTCCACGCTGGCATCTAAACAGACTTCAGCGGCATTTCAAGATCATGCTTATCAAAAAATTGATGATCGAGATGGAGACGAGAAACCAGAGGGAAGAAATCAAGAAAAGCCACAAAGTAAGGATGATGAAGAGACTGACGACAGTTCCATTGAAACTAACCCAGACACCCGGCTGCAAGAGCGCGGCCTGTCACCGCTTACGTCCTCTCCATGTTCTGAAGAAGCTGGTGCGGCAGATGACGGCG AAACAGCTGGTGAAGCCGCCGTCCAGCCACCCAGATGCTCAGAAAGCTCAGCGGAAGGAGTGGAGGAACATCTGGATCTGAGGATAAACAAGGAGCCGTCAGAAGAGAACACAATCCAGTCCTCGGCAGGAGACAGAGCCAATGTCTCTCTTCCATTCAGTGAGGACTCCTTAAGCGCCAGTGAAAACACCTGCCTGGAGTGTGGCGAGACTTTTGCACGTCATTCTTCTTTGAAAAAACATTATCTTATTCACCCTTCGGCACGGCCATTCAAGTGCACTCAGTGCGATAAGGCCTATAAATACAACAAAGACCTGAAACAACATTTGCGTAATCACTTTAACCCTAAAATCCTGGCCTTCGCTTGCAGCGTTTGTGGGAAGAGATTTAATTCTCAGGCTTTGCTCACAGTCCACATGCGTCATCACAGCGGAGAGAGGCCGTACGCCTGCTCGTACTGTGACAAGAGGTTCCTGACGAAGCCAGTCTTGACGACCCACGTGCGTCTTCACACTGGAGAGCGCCCATATGCCTGCAAGTTTTGCAACAAGACATTCACACAGCTGTACCCGCGCACTGTGCACCAAAGGACACATAACAAAGAGAAGCCGTACCTGTGCAGCACATGTGGTATGTCCTTTAGTGGCTCTGGGGCCTTGCTGGTGCATACACGCACTCACACGGGGGAGCGGCCTCATCGGTGCGACTTGTGCGGAAAACGTTTCGCCACAGCCATTCAGTTGACGGTTCATCGGAGATTCCACACTGGGGAGAGGCCGTACCCTTGCTCACATTGTGACAAGTCGTTCCACAGTAGTACAGGACTGAAGAAacacatgaggacacacacGGGAGAGAAACCTTACAAGTGTATAACGTGTCACAAGACGTTTTCTCAAAGATCCAACATGAGGATACACCTCAAAGTCCACAAGAACCTCTAG
- the LOC125882967 gene encoding endothelial zinc finger protein induced by tumor necrosis factor alpha-like isoform X4 — protein sequence MLVRKADFVKHLAICRKRQLAVPLPPSPSPPSPWPSSSPHSRPNSLAQLMIKDLPLEPRLPLSSLHLLVPPLRLMSACMWQVAQERNVDQYDKLAEFITLVIEMVPEILNYKQKAQLILGLKARLILEFIKRTDVDCKAIQDHLLSFQQRMTEDQDGEVEMSKSAFVELVQTLLADQSEKEIFFKEVYSVQYGARFDTALQILVWEFFYQLEELLPVPSFSQVFSMFDVSSRHCEFERFVSDPQDLRRILQRQQKQQKLTKSEFTFMSDTILSTLASKQTSAAFQDHAYQKIDDRDGDEKPEGRNQEKPQSKDDEETDDSSIETNPDTRLQERGLSPLTSSPCSEEAGAADDGETAGEAAVQPPRCSESSAEGVEEHLDLRINKEPSEENTIQSSAGDRANVSLPFSEDSLSASENTCLECGETFARHSSLKKHYLIHPSARPFKCTQCDKAYKYNKDLKQHLRNHFNPKILAFACSVCGKRFNSQALLTVHMRHHSGERPYACSYCDKRFLTKPVLTTHVRLHTGERPYACKFCNKTFTQLYPRTVHQRTHNKEKPYLCSTCGMSFSGSGALLVHTRTHTGERPHRCDLCGKRFATAIQLTVHRRFHTGERPYPCSHCDKSFHSSTGLKKHMRTHTGEKPYKCITCHKTFSQRSNMRIHLKVHKNL from the exons ATGCTGGTGAGAAAAGCAGACTTTGTTAAACATCTGGCAATATGCAGAAAGAGACAGTTGGCTGTTCCACTGCCTCCATCACCCTCACCTCCATCACCCTGGCCTTCCAGTAGTCCTCACAGCAGGCCTAACTCTCTGGCCCAGTTAATGATCAAAG ACCTGCCGTTGGAGCCTCGCCTTCCTCTGtcatccctccacctcctggtTCCTCCACTGAGGTTGATGTCAGCCTGTATGTGGCAGGTGGCCCAGGAGCGAAATGTGGACCAGTATGATAAACTGGCCGAGTTCATCACACTGGTGATAGAGATGGTCCCGGAAATTCTGAACTACAAGCAGAAGGCTCAGCTCATCCTGGGACTGAAAGCGCGG ctcaTCCTTGAGTTCATAAAGAGGACGGATGTTGACTGTAAAGCTATCCAGGACCATCTTCTTAGTTTCCAGCAGAGGATGACAGAG GACCAAGATGGAGAGGTGGAGATGTCAAAGTCAGCTTTTGTGGAGCTGGTACAGACACTGCTGGCAGACCAATCTGAAAAAGAAATTTTTTTCAAG GAGGTCTACTCTGTACAATATGGAGCTCGTTTTGATACAGCGCTCCAGATCCTTGTGTGGGAGTTCTTCTACCAACTGGAAGAGTTGCTCCCAGTACCAAGTTTTTCACAG GTATTCTCCATGTTTGACGTGTCTTCCCGCCACTGTGAGTTTGAGCGGTTTGTCTCCGACCCTCAAGATCTGAGGAGGATTCTGCAGCGCCAACAGAAGCAACAAAAGTTGACCAAAA GTGAATTCACCTTCATGTCAGACACTATCCTCTCCACGCTGGCATCTAAACAGACTTCAGCGGCATTTCAAGATCATGCTTATCAAAAAATTGATGATCGAGATGGAGACGAGAAACCAGAGGGAAGAAATCAAGAAAAGCCACAAAGTAAGGATGATGAAGAGACTGACGACAGTTCCATTGAAACTAACCCAGACACCCGGCTGCAAGAGCGCGGCCTGTCACCGCTTACGTCCTCTCCATGTTCTGAAGAAGCTGGTGCGGCAGATGACGGCG AAACAGCTGGTGAAGCCGCCGTCCAGCCACCCAGATGCTCAGAAAGCTCAGCGGAAGGAGTGGAGGAACATCTGGATCTGAGGATAAACAAGGAGCCGTCAGAAGAGAACACAATCCAGTCCTCGGCAGGAGACAGAGCCAATGTCTCTCTTCCATTCAGTGAGGACTCCTTAAGCGCCAGTGAAAACACCTGCCTGGAGTGTGGCGAGACTTTTGCACGTCATTCTTCTTTGAAAAAACATTATCTTATTCACCCTTCGGCACGGCCATTCAAGTGCACTCAGTGCGATAAGGCCTATAAATACAACAAAGACCTGAAACAACATTTGCGTAATCACTTTAACCCTAAAATCCTGGCCTTCGCTTGCAGCGTTTGTGGGAAGAGATTTAATTCTCAGGCTTTGCTCACAGTCCACATGCGTCATCACAGCGGAGAGAGGCCGTACGCCTGCTCGTACTGTGACAAGAGGTTCCTGACGAAGCCAGTCTTGACGACCCACGTGCGTCTTCACACTGGAGAGCGCCCATATGCCTGCAAGTTTTGCAACAAGACATTCACACAGCTGTACCCGCGCACTGTGCACCAAAGGACACATAACAAAGAGAAGCCGTACCTGTGCAGCACATGTGGTATGTCCTTTAGTGGCTCTGGGGCCTTGCTGGTGCATACACGCACTCACACGGGGGAGCGGCCTCATCGGTGCGACTTGTGCGGAAAACGTTTCGCCACAGCCATTCAGTTGACGGTTCATCGGAGATTCCACACTGGGGAGAGGCCGTACCCTTGCTCACATTGTGACAAGTCGTTCCACAGTAGTACAGGACTGAAGAAacacatgaggacacacacGGGAGAGAAACCTTACAAGTGTATAACGTGTCACAAGACGTTTTCTCAAAGATCCAACATGAGGATACACCTCAAAGTCCACAAGAACCTCTAG
- the LOC125882967 gene encoding zinc finger protein 37-like isoform X2, producing the protein MKRADCARAIYNSLQSSRWRQLLNFCEGDEEEDNKMESCFDTRLCEEVRRHPHIYDSSLKGYKDSQMLSNSWRDVARAVGRNEHNCRYKWKYLRDRYVRAKKKQQEKGGSAHIPPIISKLDWLSDFIKYRPVTGPERGSGHAHALNAAQTRTDSGMNGAACASARPVEVRSCPRNAQNLPLEPRLPLSSLHLLVPPLRLMSACMWQVAQERNVDQYDKLAEFITLVIEMVPEILNYKQKAQLILGLKARLILEFIKRTDVDCKAIQDHLLSFQQRMTEDQDGEVEMSKSAFVELVQTLLADQSEKEIFFKEVYSVQYGARFDTALQILVWEFFYQLEELLPVPSFSQVFSMFDVSSRHCEFERFVSDPQDLRRILQRQQKQQKLTKSEFTFMSDTILSTLASKQTSAAFQDHAYQKIDDRDGDEKPEGRNQEKPQSKDDEETDDSSIETNPDTRLQERGLSPLTSSPCSEEAGAADDGAGEAAVQPPRCSESSAEGVEEHLDLRINKEPSEENTIQSSAGDRANVSLPFSEDSLSASENTCLECGETFARHSSLKKHYLIHPSARPFKCTQCDKAYKYNKDLKQHLRNHFNPKILAFACSVCGKRFNSQALLTVHMRHHSGERPYACSYCDKRFLTKPVLTTHVRLHTGERPYACKFCNKTFTQLYPRTVHQRTHNKEKPYLCSTCGMSFSGSGALLVHTRTHTGERPHRCDLCGKRFATAIQLTVHRRFHTGERPYPCSHCDKSFHSSTGLKKHMRTHTGEKPYKCITCHKTFSQRSNMRIHLKVHKNL; encoded by the exons ATGAAACGCGCTGACTGCGCACGCGCCATTTACAATTCGCTCCAGTCCAGTAGGTGGCGTCAGCTCCTTAACTTTTGTGAAGGCGACGAAGAAGAAGACAATAAAATGGAGTCTTGTTTTGATACGAGGCTGTGCGAGGAGGTCCGCCGTCACCCACACATATATGACTCGTCTTTGAAGGGATACAAAGACAGCCAGATGCTGTCGAACTCCTGGCGGGATGTTGCGCGGGCGGTCGGGAGAAACGAACACAACTGCCGTTACAAGTGGAAATACCTGAGAGACAGATACGTGAGGGCCAAGAAGAAACAGCAAGAAAAGGGCGGTAGCGCCCACATACCTCCTATTATTTCCAAGTTAGACTGGCTCTCTGACTTCATCAAATATCGACCGGTAACTGGACCGGAGCGTGGATCCGGACATGCGCATGCGCTGAACGCCGCTCAGACGCGAACCGACAGTGGTATGAATGGAGCCGCGTGCGCCTCCGCGCGACCGGTAGAAGTCCGCAGCTGTCCGCGGAACGCGCAGA ACCTGCCGTTGGAGCCTCGCCTTCCTCTGtcatccctccacctcctggtTCCTCCACTGAGGTTGATGTCAGCCTGTATGTGGCAGGTGGCCCAGGAGCGAAATGTGGACCAGTATGATAAACTGGCCGAGTTCATCACACTGGTGATAGAGATGGTCCCGGAAATTCTGAACTACAAGCAGAAGGCTCAGCTCATCCTGGGACTGAAAGCGCGG ctcaTCCTTGAGTTCATAAAGAGGACGGATGTTGACTGTAAAGCTATCCAGGACCATCTTCTTAGTTTCCAGCAGAGGATGACAGAG GACCAAGATGGAGAGGTGGAGATGTCAAAGTCAGCTTTTGTGGAGCTGGTACAGACACTGCTGGCAGACCAATCTGAAAAAGAAATTTTTTTCAAG GAGGTCTACTCTGTACAATATGGAGCTCGTTTTGATACAGCGCTCCAGATCCTTGTGTGGGAGTTCTTCTACCAACTGGAAGAGTTGCTCCCAGTACCAAGTTTTTCACAG GTATTCTCCATGTTTGACGTGTCTTCCCGCCACTGTGAGTTTGAGCGGTTTGTCTCCGACCCTCAAGATCTGAGGAGGATTCTGCAGCGCCAACAGAAGCAACAAAAGTTGACCAAAA GTGAATTCACCTTCATGTCAGACACTATCCTCTCCACGCTGGCATCTAAACAGACTTCAGCGGCATTTCAAGATCATGCTTATCAAAAAATTGATGATCGAGATGGAGACGAGAAACCAGAGGGAAGAAATCAAGAAAAGCCACAAAGTAAGGATGATGAAGAGACTGACGACAGTTCCATTGAAACTAACCCAGACACCCGGCTGCAAGAGCGCGGCCTGTCACCGCTTACGTCCTCTCCATGTTCTGAAGAAGCTGGTGCGGCAGATGACGGCG CTGGTGAAGCCGCCGTCCAGCCACCCAGATGCTCAGAAAGCTCAGCGGAAGGAGTGGAGGAACATCTGGATCTGAGGATAAACAAGGAGCCGTCAGAAGAGAACACAATCCAGTCCTCGGCAGGAGACAGAGCCAATGTCTCTCTTCCATTCAGTGAGGACTCCTTAAGCGCCAGTGAAAACACCTGCCTGGAGTGTGGCGAGACTTTTGCACGTCATTCTTCTTTGAAAAAACATTATCTTATTCACCCTTCGGCACGGCCATTCAAGTGCACTCAGTGCGATAAGGCCTATAAATACAACAAAGACCTGAAACAACATTTGCGTAATCACTTTAACCCTAAAATCCTGGCCTTCGCTTGCAGCGTTTGTGGGAAGAGATTTAATTCTCAGGCTTTGCTCACAGTCCACATGCGTCATCACAGCGGAGAGAGGCCGTACGCCTGCTCGTACTGTGACAAGAGGTTCCTGACGAAGCCAGTCTTGACGACCCACGTGCGTCTTCACACTGGAGAGCGCCCATATGCCTGCAAGTTTTGCAACAAGACATTCACACAGCTGTACCCGCGCACTGTGCACCAAAGGACACATAACAAAGAGAAGCCGTACCTGTGCAGCACATGTGGTATGTCCTTTAGTGGCTCTGGGGCCTTGCTGGTGCATACACGCACTCACACGGGGGAGCGGCCTCATCGGTGCGACTTGTGCGGAAAACGTTTCGCCACAGCCATTCAGTTGACGGTTCATCGGAGATTCCACACTGGGGAGAGGCCGTACCCTTGCTCACATTGTGACAAGTCGTTCCACAGTAGTACAGGACTGAAGAAacacatgaggacacacacGGGAGAGAAACCTTACAAGTGTATAACGTGTCACAAGACGTTTTCTCAAAGATCCAACATGAGGATACACCTCAAAGTCCACAAGAACCTCTAG
- the LOC125882967 gene encoding zinc finger protein 37-like isoform X1 produces MKRADCARAIYNSLQSSRWRQLLNFCEGDEEEDNKMESCFDTRLCEEVRRHPHIYDSSLKGYKDSQMLSNSWRDVARAVGRNEHNCRYKWKYLRDRYVRAKKKQQEKGGSAHIPPIISKLDWLSDFIKYRPVTGPERGSGHAHALNAAQTRTDSGMNGAACASARPVEVRSCPRNAQNLPLEPRLPLSSLHLLVPPLRLMSACMWQVAQERNVDQYDKLAEFITLVIEMVPEILNYKQKAQLILGLKARLILEFIKRTDVDCKAIQDHLLSFQQRMTEDQDGEVEMSKSAFVELVQTLLADQSEKEIFFKEVYSVQYGARFDTALQILVWEFFYQLEELLPVPSFSQVFSMFDVSSRHCEFERFVSDPQDLRRILQRQQKQQKLTKSEFTFMSDTILSTLASKQTSAAFQDHAYQKIDDRDGDEKPEGRNQEKPQSKDDEETDDSSIETNPDTRLQERGLSPLTSSPCSEEAGAADDGETAGEAAVQPPRCSESSAEGVEEHLDLRINKEPSEENTIQSSAGDRANVSLPFSEDSLSASENTCLECGETFARHSSLKKHYLIHPSARPFKCTQCDKAYKYNKDLKQHLRNHFNPKILAFACSVCGKRFNSQALLTVHMRHHSGERPYACSYCDKRFLTKPVLTTHVRLHTGERPYACKFCNKTFTQLYPRTVHQRTHNKEKPYLCSTCGMSFSGSGALLVHTRTHTGERPHRCDLCGKRFATAIQLTVHRRFHTGERPYPCSHCDKSFHSSTGLKKHMRTHTGEKPYKCITCHKTFSQRSNMRIHLKVHKNL; encoded by the exons ATGAAACGCGCTGACTGCGCACGCGCCATTTACAATTCGCTCCAGTCCAGTAGGTGGCGTCAGCTCCTTAACTTTTGTGAAGGCGACGAAGAAGAAGACAATAAAATGGAGTCTTGTTTTGATACGAGGCTGTGCGAGGAGGTCCGCCGTCACCCACACATATATGACTCGTCTTTGAAGGGATACAAAGACAGCCAGATGCTGTCGAACTCCTGGCGGGATGTTGCGCGGGCGGTCGGGAGAAACGAACACAACTGCCGTTACAAGTGGAAATACCTGAGAGACAGATACGTGAGGGCCAAGAAGAAACAGCAAGAAAAGGGCGGTAGCGCCCACATACCTCCTATTATTTCCAAGTTAGACTGGCTCTCTGACTTCATCAAATATCGACCGGTAACTGGACCGGAGCGTGGATCCGGACATGCGCATGCGCTGAACGCCGCTCAGACGCGAACCGACAGTGGTATGAATGGAGCCGCGTGCGCCTCCGCGCGACCGGTAGAAGTCCGCAGCTGTCCGCGGAACGCGCAGA ACCTGCCGTTGGAGCCTCGCCTTCCTCTGtcatccctccacctcctggtTCCTCCACTGAGGTTGATGTCAGCCTGTATGTGGCAGGTGGCCCAGGAGCGAAATGTGGACCAGTATGATAAACTGGCCGAGTTCATCACACTGGTGATAGAGATGGTCCCGGAAATTCTGAACTACAAGCAGAAGGCTCAGCTCATCCTGGGACTGAAAGCGCGG ctcaTCCTTGAGTTCATAAAGAGGACGGATGTTGACTGTAAAGCTATCCAGGACCATCTTCTTAGTTTCCAGCAGAGGATGACAGAG GACCAAGATGGAGAGGTGGAGATGTCAAAGTCAGCTTTTGTGGAGCTGGTACAGACACTGCTGGCAGACCAATCTGAAAAAGAAATTTTTTTCAAG GAGGTCTACTCTGTACAATATGGAGCTCGTTTTGATACAGCGCTCCAGATCCTTGTGTGGGAGTTCTTCTACCAACTGGAAGAGTTGCTCCCAGTACCAAGTTTTTCACAG GTATTCTCCATGTTTGACGTGTCTTCCCGCCACTGTGAGTTTGAGCGGTTTGTCTCCGACCCTCAAGATCTGAGGAGGATTCTGCAGCGCCAACAGAAGCAACAAAAGTTGACCAAAA GTGAATTCACCTTCATGTCAGACACTATCCTCTCCACGCTGGCATCTAAACAGACTTCAGCGGCATTTCAAGATCATGCTTATCAAAAAATTGATGATCGAGATGGAGACGAGAAACCAGAGGGAAGAAATCAAGAAAAGCCACAAAGTAAGGATGATGAAGAGACTGACGACAGTTCCATTGAAACTAACCCAGACACCCGGCTGCAAGAGCGCGGCCTGTCACCGCTTACGTCCTCTCCATGTTCTGAAGAAGCTGGTGCGGCAGATGACGGCG AAACAGCTGGTGAAGCCGCCGTCCAGCCACCCAGATGCTCAGAAAGCTCAGCGGAAGGAGTGGAGGAACATCTGGATCTGAGGATAAACAAGGAGCCGTCAGAAGAGAACACAATCCAGTCCTCGGCAGGAGACAGAGCCAATGTCTCTCTTCCATTCAGTGAGGACTCCTTAAGCGCCAGTGAAAACACCTGCCTGGAGTGTGGCGAGACTTTTGCACGTCATTCTTCTTTGAAAAAACATTATCTTATTCACCCTTCGGCACGGCCATTCAAGTGCACTCAGTGCGATAAGGCCTATAAATACAACAAAGACCTGAAACAACATTTGCGTAATCACTTTAACCCTAAAATCCTGGCCTTCGCTTGCAGCGTTTGTGGGAAGAGATTTAATTCTCAGGCTTTGCTCACAGTCCACATGCGTCATCACAGCGGAGAGAGGCCGTACGCCTGCTCGTACTGTGACAAGAGGTTCCTGACGAAGCCAGTCTTGACGACCCACGTGCGTCTTCACACTGGAGAGCGCCCATATGCCTGCAAGTTTTGCAACAAGACATTCACACAGCTGTACCCGCGCACTGTGCACCAAAGGACACATAACAAAGAGAAGCCGTACCTGTGCAGCACATGTGGTATGTCCTTTAGTGGCTCTGGGGCCTTGCTGGTGCATACACGCACTCACACGGGGGAGCGGCCTCATCGGTGCGACTTGTGCGGAAAACGTTTCGCCACAGCCATTCAGTTGACGGTTCATCGGAGATTCCACACTGGGGAGAGGCCGTACCCTTGCTCACATTGTGACAAGTCGTTCCACAGTAGTACAGGACTGAAGAAacacatgaggacacacacGGGAGAGAAACCTTACAAGTGTATAACGTGTCACAAGACGTTTTCTCAAAGATCCAACATGAGGATACACCTCAAAGTCCACAAGAACCTCTAG